TTCACATCCATATCGACGCCGCGCCCTTCGACGGCAGACACCTGGGTAACCTGGCCAAGATCATTTACAAGCAGGAGCCGCTAATCCTCCACGCCCTCGACATCAGCCGCGACCGGCTCAATCGCTACACCCGGCCGGTCAGCGATGAACTGATCCAGCGTATCGAACAGCATCGCCCGCGCACCAAGGACCAGCTCAACCGAATCTGGTACGGCTACCACAACCGCCAGCCCCAGCACTACGACAACAGCCGCTATCACGGGGTCAACCTGCACAACGTCTGGTACCGGGGCACGGTGGAGTTCCGCTGGTTCGAGGCGACCCTCCATGCGGGACGGATCAAGGCCTACCTGCAATTCTGCCTCGCCGTCGCCGCCAAGGCGCTCAACGGTAGGGCAGCCTCCAGCCGCAAGCGGGATTTCGATCCCCAAAGCGCCAAGTACGACTTCCGGGTCTTCCTGCTCCACCTCGGCCTGATCGGCGACGAGTTCAAGACCGCCCGCAAGCATCTGATGGCCAACATGCCCGGCGACGCAGCCTTCAAGAACGGACGCCCCAAACCGCAGGACGTCCTTCCGGACGAAACAACCACTCTCACCAACGAGGCCGGGCAAGTTCCCGGCCTCACTGTTTAAGGAGGTGCCCCATGAAGATTCTGATCCGCTCCACCACGCTGGACGGCGAACCGACCCCAGGCAGCGGGGAAACCCTGCAAGCCGCCGACTGCCTCGGAGTTGTCGAGCTGATGCGCGGCCAGACGCCGTTTACCGCCAGCCGAGCGCCCCGGGACTACATGACCGAAGTGCTTTCCGGCATCGAAGGCGGGCCGCCCCAGCCATTGCCGGAGGAAGTAGCCGCTGCGGCCGCCGAGTTTCTCACCCGTCTGGCGCGGCACGGCCTGATCGAGTTCCTGCCCGACGACAAGGCCAGCGATCCCTGGCCGGAACGCTTCCTCGAAGCCCTGGAGAAGGTGCGGCTCTCCGGGCGCACCAACATGCTCGATCACCCCGAGGTGACCCGGCTGACCGCCGAGATGGGCTACCCGGAGGTGGCCGAGTGGCTGGCTGACCACCGGCGGGAATACGCAGCCTTCGTCCTCGAAGGGACGAGACCGCTCGGCAAGAACTTCGGCGGCAAGGAGGACCCGGCTCCATGTGCGGACAAGTAGGCATCATCTTCGGCCGCAAGCGCAGACGGCCCGACGAGCGGGATTACCTGCGCGAGCTCTTCATCCGCATGCTGCTGCACAGCGAGGAGCGCGGCCCGCACGCCTCCGGTCTGGCCTGGCTCAAGACTGACGGCAGCCACCGGATCTTCAAACGGCCGATGCGGGCGCACGAGCTGGTCTACGAGAAGCCGTTCCAGGAGCTGCTCGGGCAGGTCGACAACGAGACCACCATCCTCATGGGCCACACCCGCTGGCGCACCCGGGGCAACGAGTTCAACAACCGCAACAACCATCCCATTCGGGCCGGGATCGTCATCGGCACCCACAACGGCACCATCTATAACGCCGATTATCTGTTCCGCCGTCTCGGGCTGCCGCGCTACGCCGAGGTGGACAGTGAGCTGATCTTCCGCCTGGCCGACCGCTTCGCGCCCGAAGGCCCCATCGACCAGGAGGGCTTGAAGAAGGCGCTCGCCCTTTGTCGCGGCCAGATGAGCGCCGTGCTGGCCTCGCGCCTCGACCCCGGCACCATCACCGTGCTCAAGGGCAACAAGCCGCTCTGCCTGCGCATCCACCGCCAGCACCGGGTGGTGCTCTACGCCTCGGACGACGCCTTTATCGACTTTGCCGTGGACAACGAGAAGGGATGGCGCGAGCTGGAGGTGCCGCCCATGACCATGCTCACCATCCGCCACGAGGATGTGCGGGCCATCGAAAACAGCGAATTCCGCTTCATCCCCCAGGAGCGCAAAGGGACATTGCCCGAAGGAGTGAATGCATGAACATTGGAGACACCGTAAAGCTGAACACAAACCCGGAAGACAGTCCCGAGACCATCCTCCGGCTCTTCGTCTACGGCACCCTGAAACGGGGCTACTGGAACCATCAACGCTTCTGCGCCCAGGCCCGCAGCATCGAACCGGCCGTGGTTTGGGGCAGGCTCTACCACCTCCACGCCGGTTTTCCGGCCCTCGAGGTGCCGGAAGGGCTGATCCTGGCCCGAGGCAGCGCCGATCCACTGGCCGACGCCAGCAGACGGCAGGAGATCGGCACACCGCGTTTCGGCCGCCCGACCGGAGACTGGGATCTGATCCATGGGGAGCTGGTGACCTTCACCGACCCGCAGTGCGACCTGCCGCCCATCGACCGACTGGAAGGCTTTCGGCCCGGCGGGCACAGCATGTACCAGCGGGTAATGGTGGCGGTACTGTGCGGACGCACCTTGATTCCTGCCTGGACCTACTGGATGCCGCGTGTTGAAAACGGCACCCGGCTTGACTCCGGCGTCTGGCATCGAGCGTGATAGAAAATAATCGGCTCAAATCGGTAAAGATCGTTTGACATAGCACATAGAGTCTTTGTATATTGATGGAGTTTTTTAACCTGGGAGAGGTGCGTCCAGTCTCTCCCGTTTCGCCTCTGGCGGACGTGGCAAACAACCAAAGCGCCCGTGGAGCAAGAGAATGAACGAGATGGAAGACCGCTGGTTATCAATAACCGAGATTTGCAAGTACCTCGGGGTCAGCAATGACACCGTTTACAAGTGGATCGACAAGCATGGTATGCCCGCCCACCGCATGGGTCGACTTTGGAAGTTCAAGAAGGACGAGGTCGACGAGTGGGTCAAGGCTGGCGGCGCGGCGGAACCTTCAGATGCTGGGAAGAGCCGCAACTCATAATCATAAGGATCGTTAAGTATGGCAAGATCTGATAGTAACAAAAACGGCGGTAACCTCGGTTTCGAGGCCGAAATGTTCAAAGCCGCTGACAAGCTGCGCGGCAATATGGAGCCATCCGACTACAAGCATGTCGCACTCGGGCTCATCTTTCTGAAATACATTTCGGACGCCTTCGAAGCCAAGCACAAGACCCTGCTGGCCGAAGACCCGCAGGCGGCTGAGGACAAGGACGAATACCTTGCCGACAACGTGTTTTGGGTCCCCAAGGACGCTCGCTGGTCGCATCTGCAGGCCAACGCTAAGCTGGCCACCATCGGAACCTTGATCGACGATGCGATGCGCGCCATCGAGAAGGACAATGAGTCTCTCAAGGGCGTACTACCCAAGGACTACGCCCGGCCTTCGCTCAACAAGGTGATGCTCGGCGAGTTAATCGACCTGATTTCTGGCATTGCCCTCAATGAAGAAGGGCACGCCTCCCGCGACATCCTTGGGCGTGTTTACGAGTATTTCCTTGGCCAGTTCGCGGGCGCTGAAGGCAAGCGCGGTGGCGAGTTTTACACGCCACGATCAGTTGTACGCGTCTTGGTTGAGATGCTGGAGCCCTATCAGGGCCGTATCTATGACCCTTGCTGTGGCTCGGGCGGGATGTTCGTTCAGTCCGACAAATTCGTTCAGGAGCACGGCGGCCGCATCGGCGACATCGCCATCTACGGGCAGGAGTCGAACTACGTTACGTGGCGGCTGGCCAAGATGAACCTGGCCGTGCGCGGCATCGATTCCGACATTCGGTGGAATAACGAAGGCAGCTTCCACAAGGACGAGCTGCGAGACCTCAAAGCCGATTACATCCTTGCCAATCCCCCTTTCAACATTTCTGACTGGGGTGGCGAACGTCTGAGGGAAGATGTCCGCTGGAAGTATGGAGTCCCCCCAACGGGGAACGCTAACTATGCTTGGCTGCAGCACATTGTTCACCACCTTGCTCCCAATGGCACTGCAGCAGTTGTGCTCGCGAATGGCTCGCTGACATCAAACCAAACTACCGAAGGACAGATCCGTCAAGCTATGGTTCAAGGAGATGTGGTGGCTTGCGTTTTGACCCTTCCAGTTCAGCTTTTTTACTCAACACAAATTTCAGCGAGCATCTGGGTGCTCGCCCGAAACAAGAATTTCCCGGGAGGAACAAACCGTCGCGGGGAAGTCCTCTTCATAGACACGCGTGCGCTTGGAAGCTTAGTTGATCGCACAAGGCGGGAGTTCTCGGATGCCGAGATTTCCAAGATTGCAGACGCCTTTAAGCGCTGGAAAGGTGTTGCCAATGGCGAGCCGTACTCCGACGTTCCCGGTTTTTGCCGTTCTGTAGATATTAAGACGCTTGAAGCGCATCGTTGGGCTCTAGTTCCTGGACGCTACGTCGGCTTTGATCGGAGCGAATTATCAACGACTGCCATTGGGAAATTGAAGGATGATTTTGTCGAGCTGAAAGCAGCATTGACCAAATTACCAAGCGAAGTCGAACAATCAATTACGATTTTTGAGGAGCTTTTCCATGGCTGAAGCATTCTTGGATCATCCATCGGGATGGGAGGTTATCACGCTCGAGCCAAAGAAGGGTTCAGGCTACATTGAAAGAGTTGAAAGTGGAGGGACTCCGAGCACCACGGTTGACGAGTATTGGGATGGGGATATCCCATGGCTGACCCCAAAGGAAATAACAAGAGGAAACGAGGCACTATATGTGTCAGCCACCGAGAGAAACATTACTGAACTCGGGGTGCAATCGAGCGCGGCTAAGTTGATGCCCGTGGGAACGGTGATGCTTAGTAAGCGCGCCCCTGTAGGGGCAGTGGCAATATCAACAGTACCCATGTGCACAAATCAGGGTTTTCTGAACTTTGTTTGCGGCGAAAAGCTCCTACCCACTTATCTTGCCTATTGGTTGGTGGCAAACAAAAGATACTTAGACGCAGTGGCAAACGGATCTACTTATCCGGAGCTGTACAAAGGAGACCTATTTGAATTTGAAATGGCCGTTCCGTCTGTTGAAAAGCAAAAAAAGATTCTCCGGACCATTTCGTCAGCAAAACAGCTTGCACTTTGCTTAGATGCAACGTCTCACTCTGCAATTGAAGTGGCAGATGTTCTCAAATTGCAGAATCTCCGGGATCGCATTGATCATTTTTATGGGGCACTCCTGCCAATCATACTGTCAGGCAGATTGATCGGGGAGCAGCCATGACATTGTGCCGAATAAACGCCTGTCGTAAAATTGAAGGTCATCGTGGACAACACGATATCTATCCTTCTGCTCCCTGGGCTTTCCTGACGTCAAAGGATAAGGACAAACTTAGCAAGGCAGGCTTCGCAACACCACGCGGAGGAGCGAAAGGAGCGTATCAAAATCATGTTCTTCGGAGCAACAAGGTAATCGTTCCATTCGAGCGCCTTGGACAAGCTCCCCTGGCGAGCTATCAGGATGGTTACGTTATTCGATTATTCCCTGACCAATATTTTGACGGCCCTAGTCAGGTAAAGCCAGCGTTCGGCCAACCCAACGCACCCCAAGTTGGAATTGATGCATTCGTTCTATATCGTACACACGATCAACTATCTAATTTTCCACCTTTGCCTGGCTGGAATGTCAGATCACTGTCACTGAATGGAGTGCCAGTCACAGAACGTGTTGCTGGTGCCATAGACGCAGGAGAATATGTTCTGAGAATAGCGGCTCATGGAAACAATGCCGCCCGATCAGAAGGCCCTCCACAAGGTATCTTCGCGCCTGAGTATGCCACGGCGAACACGAACTACCTTGCTAAGTGCGTTCTAGCTTGGTTGACAGCTCATACCGTCGACAGCCCTTACGTGGCAGCACAAGCGCAGCACCTTGAGGAAGTGCTTCAGGATGCCGGGCTATTTCAGCCGCGAGAATGGGAGGCAATGGGGTTGCTCAGAAGTGGGCATACGACTTGTCCGCTTTGCATGAAGCACATTCGATACTCGGAACTACACGACCAAGTTTCGTTCGCTGATGAGGCTTCACTTCTAAACGCATCTGAACAGGTTGTGAACGCAACAAGATCTACAGTTGTGAACCTCTTTCACATGGTTCCACTAACTTACTCCGATATTGAGCACATTCCGCAAAACGTTGCCTGGGGACATGCAGTCTGCAATACAAAATTGGGGCAGCGTAAATGTTACCCTTTGTTCGAGCTCATGAATGATGGGTCGAAGGTTGGGATCGTTGATGGTGAAGGTGTTATTTCTACGTTCGGATGGATTTCAAGAAACTTAGAAATAATTAGGTCGCCTGCGGGTGCAGTTTGGATTCGAATCGTTGAGGATCACTTTAGTCCGGAAGACCAAGCTGCCCTTCTTGACTTTTTTGAAGAGTACAGGGGGCACTGAGTATGGCGTTTTTGTCGGAGTCTGCCGTAGAACAAGCGTTACTAGACCAATTACGCGCTTTGAACTACAGCATCGAGCGTGAGGAGGACATCGGCCCTGATGGCCATCGCCCGGAACGCGAGAGTCACGATGAGGTCGTACTAAAGAAACGATTCGTGGATGCCGTCGCACATCTCAATCCAGGACTGCCACTGGAGGCGAGGCAGGATGCCATCCGCAAGCTGATGCAGTTCGAGTTGCCGTCACTGCTCGAAGAAAACCGCCGCATCCACAAGCTGATGACCGAAGGTGTGGACGTCGAATATTACTCCGCCGACGGCACGTTGACTGCTGGCAAGGTTTCTCTCATCGACTTTGACCGGCCAGAGCAGAATGATTGGCTGGCTGTGAGCCAGTTCGTGGTGATCAACGGCCAGAACAACCGGCGTCCCGATGTGGTCGTCTTTGTTAACGGGTTGCCGCTCGGTGTAATTGAGCTGAAGGCACCGGGAAGCGGCAATGCGACCTTGGTCGGGGCTTTCAACCAGTTGCAGACCTACAAGAAGCAGATCCCGGCGCTGTTTAATACAAACGCCCTGCTGGTGACTTCAGACGGAATTACCGCTCGGGTCGGCTCGCTGTCCGCCGATCTGGAACGCTTTATGCCTTGGCGCACGACCGACGGCACTGACGTTGCCCCGAAGGGTGCGCCGGAACTATCGACGCTGATCGAAGGTGTTTTTGAACAGCGCCGTCTTCTCGATCTGCTCTGCGATTTCACAGTGTTTGGTGAGACTGGATCGGGCTTGGCGAAGATCATCGCAGGCTACCACCAGTTTCACGCAGTTCAGCACGCGGTCAACAGCACTGTAACCGCTTCTGCACCCGAAGGCAATCAGCGGGTCGGTGTGATTTGGCACACGCAAGGCTCTGGCAAAAGTTTGCTGATGGCGTTTTACGCCGGACAACTGGTTAAACATCCAGCAATGGCCAACCCGACGTTGGTGGTGCTCACCGACCGGAACGACCTTGACGACCAGTTGTTCTCTACGTTTTCAATGTGCCGCGACCTGATCCGGCAGACGCCGGTGCAGGCCGAGAGCCGAGAAGATCTTCAGAAGGTCTTGAGCCGGGCATCGGGTGGTGTGATTTTCACAACCTTGCAGAAGTTTGGCGAGATCGCCGAGCCGCTCACCAAACGGCGCAACGTGGTGGTCATCGCAGATGAAGCGCACCGCAGCCAGTATGGTTTTAAGGCCAAGGTGGACGCAAAGACTGGTGAAATCTCTTACGGATTTGCCAAGTACATGCGGGATGCACTACCGAACGCTTCGTTCATTGGTTTTACAGGTACGCCGATTGAAGCCGATGACGTGAACACCCCCGCCGTCTTCGGAAACTACATTGATGTCTACGACATTAGTCGCGCCGTCGAGGATGGCGCAACCGTGCCAATCTACTACGAGTCGAGGCTCGCACGAATTGAGCTCGACGAGGACGAAAAGCCCAAGATCGACGCCGAAGTCAACGAACTCATGGAGGACGATCCGGAAGTCGAGCAGGAGCGTTTCAAGAAGAAGTGGTCGACGGTCGAAGCCCTGGTCGGCAGCGATAAGCGCCTTGCATTGGTGGCCGAGGACTTGGTCACCCACTTTGAAGACCGCGTGGCGGCTCTGGATGGCAAGGCAATGGTGGTGTGCATGAGCCGTCGTATCTGCGTAAAGCTGTACGACGAGATCGTGAAGCTGCGCCCAGATTGGCACAGCACGGACGACAACGCTGGTGCAGTCAAAATTGTGATGACGGGGGCGGCAAGCGACCCGCAGGATTGGCAGCAGCACATCGGCAACAAGGCACGGCGTGATTTGCTGGGCAAGCGAGCTCGGAACCCTAAAGACCCGCTCAAACTGGTGATCGTTCGGGATATGTGGCTCACCGGATTTGACGCGCCGTGCATGCACACGATGTACGTGGACAAGCCGATGCAAGGGCATGGTCTGATGCAGGCGATTGCCCGCGTAAATCGGGTGTTTCGCGACAAGCCTGCCGGGTTGATCGTGGACTACATTGGCATCGCGCAGAACCTCAAGTCTGCCCTGCAGCAATATTCAAAGAATGACCAGGAAAACACCGGCGTCGACGAAGCGCAGGCCATCGCGGTGATGATGGAGAAGTACGAGATCGTGCGTGATATGTACCACGGCTTCGACTACGCATCCGCGATGGGCGGGACGCCACAAGAGCGCTTGGCTATGATGGCCGGAGCTATCGAATGGATTCTCGATCTGCAGCAGAAGTTGGCGGCGAAAGAGAAGACCAAGGAAGGTAAGAAGGACGCCCATCGCCGCTACCAGGATGCGGTGCTGGCTCTGTCCAAAGCGTTCTCCCTCGCATCAGCATCCGACGAGGCCCGAGAAATCCGCGAAGAGGTGGGGTTCTTCCAAGCGATTCGCGCAGCGCTAGTGAAGAGCAGCACGGGGTCGGGAGTGACCCGGCAAGAGCGCGAGCTGGCTATCCAGCAGATAGTCAGCCGTGCGGTGGTTTCGACCGAGATCGTGGACATCCTCGCTGCCGCAGGCATCAAGAGCCCGGACATCTCCATCCTATCCGATGAGTTTCTGGCGGAAGTCCAACAGATGGAGCGAAAGAACCTCGCGCTGGAGGCGTTACGCAAACTGATCAACGACGGCATCCGCTCTCGCAGCAAAGCCAACGTCGTGCAAACCAAAGCATTCTCGGAGCGGCTGGAGGATGCGGTAGCGCGTTACCACGCCAACGCCATCACCACTGCCGAGGTCCTGCAGGAGCTGATCCAACTAGCTAAGGACATACGCGCTGCTCGTCAGCGAGGCGAAGAGTCCGGATTGTCCGACGAGGAGATAGCCTTCTACGACGCGCTGGCTGAGAACGAAAGCGCCGTGCAAATGATGGGTGACGACAAGCTGAAACTCATCGCCCATGAGTTGCTGGTGAGCCTGCGGGAGAACGTATCTGTGGATTGGGCACGTCGTGATTCGGCCCGCGCCCGGATGCGCGTGCTTGTGAAGCGCATCCTACGCAAGTATGGCTACCCGCCTGACTTGCAGGACGTCGCTGTACAGACCGTCTTGCAGCAGGCTGAGGCGCTGTCTTCTGAATGGACTGTACCAAAATCAAGAACTGGTGGTGCACGTGTTTAACGTCATTATCAAGAAGATTCATACAAATAGATCGTTTGCCAGCAAATCATTAGGCTGCGTAATCTTCAGGAATGGCTTTAAAACGACTGGCCAACACGTAATCAGGGCGATCCATGGACGTTAAAACGGCCGCAATTCAGGTTTTGCAACAGGCCGGAACGGCGCTGCACGCCAAGGATATCGCCGAGCAGATCATGGCTGCCGGTCTCTGGCAGTCCGGAGGTAAGACCCCAGACGCCACTGTCAGCGCCCGGCTCTACTCCGACATCAAGAGCAATGGGGACAAGTCGCCCTTTGTAAAAGTCGGCCCTCAGACCTTCGCACTTCGAGATTCCACTGAAATATCGAGCGGCGCTGCGCCGGTTCCTGCGGCCGTCGAAGAAGCCCCAAAACATCATCCGAACGCGGGTTTCTCCTTCACTGATTGCGCTCAGAAGGTGCTCGAAGAGTTCGGCGGCAAGAAGCCGATGCATTACAAGGAAATAACCGAGAAGGCCCTGCAAAAAGGCTGGCTGGTGACAGGCGGCAAAACGCCCGAGGCCACCATGTACGCCCAGGTGATCACCGAGATCAAGCGCCAGCAGAAACGCGGTGAGCGGCCCCGCTTCGTTCAGCACGGTCGTGGCTATGTGGGCCTGAGCCAATGGATGGGGCGTGGACTCGCATTCCAAATCGAGCAGCACAACCACCAGGTCCGCAAGGTCCTGCGCGAGCGCTTGCTGGCCATGAAGCCCGGTGAGTTCGAGGAGTTCATCTCTCAGTTACTGGCGGAGATGGGTTTCGAGATGGTCGAGGTGACCAAACTCAGCGGCGACGGCGGCATCGATGTCCGGGGCACCTTGGTGGTCGGTGCCGTGGTCCGCATCAAGATGGCCGTCCAGGTCAAGAAATGGAAGCTCAAGAATAATATCCAAGCTCCGGTTGTGCAGCAGGTGCGCGGCAGCCTCGGAGCACACGAGCAAGGGCTGATCATTACCACCAGCGACTTCAGTGCCGGAGCCATCAAGGAAGCGGCCCAGCCCGACAAGACTCCCATCGCCCTGATGAACGGGGAACAGCTTGTAATGCTGCTGATGGAACACGGCATCGGCGTCCATCGTTCGACGCCGGATCTGTTCGAGATCGATGAGGAGTTTGCTATGGGAGGGGATGTGAAATGAGCACGATTGACAGAGGAACGGTGGGGAACAGAATGGCCATTGAACGGATAAGCAAAATCAAAAGCCATCTGATCTTCCGTAATGGATGCACTTTAAATAAGATCAAGGCCGATATCTACGCCCTGGAGCAGGAGACCGAAGGCTTTCTGGAACAGATTGTCGGGGAGGCTGAGTGATGAAGCTGGCCCCTTATCCAGAATACAAGGATTCCGGGCAGCCGTTTTTAGGAGATATTTCGGCTCACTGGAATCTGTTCCGGAATGGCCGCCTGTTCTCTGGGAACGGGGCAAAGCGGAGGTCAAAAAATGTCGAAGCTTAATAAAGGACGGTTGCTGGCCATCGCCATAGGGGTGCTTGTTATCGGGGCCGCACTCTTTGCTTGGCAATCCTTGCAGAAAAAGGGTCTTCCCGACGGCTTCACCAGCGGCAACGGCCGCGTTGAAGCGGTGGAGATTGACATAGCCGCCAAGACGGCGGGGCGGCTCAAGGATATCCTGGTGGACGAAGGCGATTTCATCACGGCCGGACAAGTTCTGGCGAAGATGGACACCGCCGTATTGGAAGCTCAGCTGAGAGAAGGGCTGGCCCGCTTGCGCCAGGCTGAGAACTCGGTGCGGATCGCCAACAGCCAGGTCGTGCAGCGCCAAAGCGAGAAAACGGCAGCGCAGGCAGTGGTCTCGCAACGCGTGGCCGAGGCCGAGGTGGCACGGATACGGCTTGAGCGGTCGCGATCGCTGGTCGCCGACAAAGCCGTTTCCCAGCAGAAATTCGACGACGATCGAGCCGCTTTTCTCAGCGCCGAAGCTATGTTGCGCGCTGCCGAGGCTGATGTCGCAAGGGCGGCCGCGGCCATTGCCACGGCCAGATCGCAGGTGCTTGGCGCGCAAGCCGATGTGGAGGCGACCCGGGCGATGCTTGAGCGAATCCAGGCTGACCTTGATGACAGCGTGCTGAAGGCGCCGCAGAAGGGACGGGTGCAATACCGGGTGGCCCAGCCCGGCGAGGTGCTGGCCTCCGGTGGCACTGTCCTGAACATGATCGACCTCACCGATGTCTACATGACCTTCTTCCTGCCGACGAAGGCGGCCGGACGGATCGCACTGGGTACCGAAGCGCGTCTTGTGCTCGATGCCGCCCCGCAATACGTCATCCCGGCCGAGATCTCGTTCGTCGCCGACGAGGCCCAGTTCACCCCGAAAACGGTGGAAACAACGGAAGAACGCCTGAAGCTGATGTTCCGGGTCAAGGCGCGGATCGCCCCGGATCTGCTCAGAGAGCACCTCCTCCAGGTCAAGACCGGCCTGCCGGGCATGGCCTATGTGCGGCTCGACCCACGGGTGGATTGGCCGCCTGAACTGCAGACGAGGCTGCCGCAATGAGCCGGGACATACATGCACAGATCGAGGATGGCGTGAGTGCTGCCGCACCGGTTGCCCGCCTGCGGGATGTGTCCCTGCGCTACGGCAAGGTGCGTGCGCTCGACGAGGTCAGCTTCGATTTCCCTGCGGCCTGCATGGCCGGGCTGATCGGCCCGGACGGGGTCGGCAAGTCGAGCCTGCTGGCGCTGATCGCGGGCGCCCGCGCGGTCCAGACGGGGCAGGTTGAGGTGCTCGGCGGCGATATGGCCGATGCGCGCCATCGGCGCGCACTCGGCCCGCGTATCGCCTATATGCCCCAGGGTCTGGGAGGAAACCTCTATCCGACGCTCTCGGTGGCCGAAAACCTCGACTTCTTCGGACGGCTGTTCGGGCAGGATCGTAGCGAACGGACGCGCCGCATCGAGGCCCTGACCAAGGCCACCGGGCTCAGGCCGTTTCTCGCTCGCCCGGCGGGCAAGCTCTCCGGCGGCATGAAACAGAAACTCGGCCTCTGCTGTGCACTGATCCACGATCCGGATCTGCTCATCCTCGACGAGCCGACCACCGGCGTCGATCCCCTCTCGCGCCGCCAGTTCTGGGAGTTGATCGCCGGCATCCGTCGTTCCCGGCCCGGCATGAGCGTGCTGGTGGCCACGGCCTATATGGAGGAGGCGGCCCGCTTCGACTGGCTGGCGGCGATGGACGGTGGGCGGGTGCTGGCCAGCGACACGCCCGAAGGCCTGCTGCAAAGCACGGGGGCGGCTTCGCTGGAGGCGGCCTTCATCCGGCTGCTGCCGGAAGACAAGCGCCGGGATTATCGGGCGGTCGAGATTCCGCCGCGGCCGGAAGACGATGGCGATACCGCGATCGAGGCCCGGGATCTGACCATGCGCTTCGGCGAGTTCACCGCGGTCGATCATGTGAACCTGCGTGTCCCACGGGGTGAGATCTTCGGTTTTCTCGGCTCCAACGGCTGCGGCAAGACCACGACGATGAAGATGCTGACCGGTCTCCTGCCGCCGAGCGAAGGC
This Desulfatitalea tepidiphila DNA region includes the following protein-coding sequences:
- a CDS encoding type I restriction endonuclease subunit R — translated: MAFLSESAVEQALLDQLRALNYSIEREEDIGPDGHRPERESHDEVVLKKRFVDAVAHLNPGLPLEARQDAIRKLMQFELPSLLEENRRIHKLMTEGVDVEYYSADGTLTAGKVSLIDFDRPEQNDWLAVSQFVVINGQNNRRPDVVVFVNGLPLGVIELKAPGSGNATLVGAFNQLQTYKKQIPALFNTNALLVTSDGITARVGSLSADLERFMPWRTTDGTDVAPKGAPELSTLIEGVFEQRRLLDLLCDFTVFGETGSGLAKIIAGYHQFHAVQHAVNSTVTASAPEGNQRVGVIWHTQGSGKSLLMAFYAGQLVKHPAMANPTLVVLTDRNDLDDQLFSTFSMCRDLIRQTPVQAESREDLQKVLSRASGGVIFTTLQKFGEIAEPLTKRRNVVVIADEAHRSQYGFKAKVDAKTGEISYGFAKYMRDALPNASFIGFTGTPIEADDVNTPAVFGNYIDVYDISRAVEDGATVPIYYESRLARIELDEDEKPKIDAEVNELMEDDPEVEQERFKKKWSTVEALVGSDKRLALVAEDLVTHFEDRVAALDGKAMVVCMSRRICVKLYDEIVKLRPDWHSTDDNAGAVKIVMTGAASDPQDWQQHIGNKARRDLLGKRARNPKDPLKLVIVRDMWLTGFDAPCMHTMYVDKPMQGHGLMQAIARVNRVFRDKPAGLIVDYIGIAQNLKSALQQYSKNDQENTGVDEAQAIAVMMEKYEIVRDMYHGFDYASAMGGTPQERLAMMAGAIEWILDLQQKLAAKEKTKEGKKDAHRRYQDAVLALSKAFSLASASDEAREIREEVGFFQAIRAALVKSSTGSGVTRQERELAIQQIVSRAVVSTEIVDILAAAGIKSPDISILSDEFLAEVQQMERKNLALEALRKLINDGIRSRSKANVVQTKAFSERLEDAVARYHANAITTAEVLQELIQLAKDIRAARQRGEESGLSDEEIAFYDALAENESAVQMMGDDKLKLIAHELLVSLRENVSVDWARRDSARARMRVLVKRILRKYGYPPDLQDVAVQTVLQQAEALSSEWTVPKSRTGGARV
- a CDS encoding HTH domain-containing protein, which translates into the protein MDVKTAAIQVLQQAGTALHAKDIAEQIMAAGLWQSGGKTPDATVSARLYSDIKSNGDKSPFVKVGPQTFALRDSTEISSGAAPVPAAVEEAPKHHPNAGFSFTDCAQKVLEEFGGKKPMHYKEITEKALQKGWLVTGGKTPEATMYAQVITEIKRQQKRGERPRFVQHGRGYVGLSQWMGRGLAFQIEQHNHQVRKVLRERLLAMKPGEFEEFISQLLAEMGFEMVEVTKLSGDGGIDVRGTLVVGAVVRIKMAVQVKKWKLKNNIQAPVVQQVRGSLGAHEQGLIITTSDFSAGAIKEAAQPDKTPIALMNGEQLVMLLMEHGIGVHRSTPDLFEIDEEFAMGGDVK
- a CDS encoding HlyD family secretion protein, encoding MSKLNKGRLLAIAIGVLVIGAALFAWQSLQKKGLPDGFTSGNGRVEAVEIDIAAKTAGRLKDILVDEGDFITAGQVLAKMDTAVLEAQLREGLARLRQAENSVRIANSQVVQRQSEKTAAQAVVSQRVAEAEVARIRLERSRSLVADKAVSQQKFDDDRAAFLSAEAMLRAAEADVARAAAAIATARSQVLGAQADVEATRAMLERIQADLDDSVLKAPQKGRVQYRVAQPGEVLASGGTVLNMIDLTDVYMTFFLPTKAAGRIALGTEARLVLDAAPQYVIPAEISFVADEAQFTPKTVETTEERLKLMFRVKARIAPDLLREHLLQVKTGLPGMAYVRLDPRVDWPPELQTRLPQ